In a genomic window of Halalkalibacillus sediminis:
- a CDS encoding TatD family hydrolase: MLFDTHVHLNADQFMDDRDEVIKRAQEEGVSRMVVVGFDRKTIPLAMEIAEEYDFIYAAVGWHPVDAIDMQDEDLKWIEELAEHPKVVAIGEMGLDYHWDKSPADVQKEVFRKQIALAKKVNLPIIIHNREATEDIVQILREENAGEIGGIMHCYNDVVDYAKECLDMGFYISLGGPVTFKNATDPKIVAEEVPMDRLLIETDCPFLAPHPNRGKRNEPAYVKLVAEKIAEIKSLSLEEVAEQTTRNANKLFNLS, translated from the coding sequence ATGTTATTCGATACACATGTACATTTAAATGCTGATCAATTTATGGATGATCGTGATGAGGTCATCAAACGTGCTCAAGAAGAAGGAGTATCGAGAATGGTTGTTGTCGGCTTTGACCGCAAAACAATTCCATTAGCGATGGAAATAGCCGAAGAATATGATTTCATTTATGCAGCAGTTGGTTGGCATCCGGTCGATGCAATCGATATGCAGGACGAAGACTTAAAATGGATTGAAGAACTCGCTGAACACCCAAAAGTAGTTGCAATCGGTGAAATGGGTCTCGATTATCATTGGGATAAATCCCCTGCAGACGTCCAAAAAGAAGTCTTTCGTAAGCAGATTGCTTTGGCAAAAAAGGTTAATTTACCTATTATCATTCACAATCGTGAAGCAACAGAGGATATTGTTCAGATTTTAAGGGAAGAAAACGCAGGTGAAATTGGCGGAATCATGCATTGTTACAATGACGTAGTCGACTATGCAAAAGAGTGTTTGGATATGGGTTTTTATATTTCTCTTGGTGGTCCAGTCACATTCAAAAATGCAACGGACCCCAAAATTGTAGCCGAAGAAGTGCCGATGGACAGGCTGTTGATCGAGACGGATTGTCCATTCCTTGCCCCTCACCCGAACCGGGGAAAGCGTAATGAACCCGCTTATGTAAAACTAGTTGCAGAAAAGATTGCAGAAATTAAAAGTCTATCTTTAGAGGAAGTGGCTGAACAGACAACCAGGAATGCCAACAAACTTTTTAATCTATCATAA
- a CDS encoding G5 and 3D domain-containing protein: MMSTSQANPKKTRFGASKIIVTSVATIIAIAFISFFIYESMSADVTVNNNGEEITTTTTADTVEELMTELDIEVEDHDDLSENLKSDVEDGMVIEYKKAKEVTVNVDGESESHFTTEETVEQFLDEQGIEVSEHDEISVGLQENIEDGMAIDYDEAKQVTVAEDEKSETFFTTKDTVETFLDENEITVNKHDELSTSLDSEIKDGMELSIARAFEVSINDGGEEIQTMTTNITVEELLANEEIDINDLDRLNVELDDEVKDQKEINIDRIEKETVEVEEAIAFQTETKNDSSLLKGKSKVLQQGSEGKKVKTFEITKENGEEVSRELIDEKVVQESKNKVVAQGTKVQQTAKSSSSDSGSVQQVSSNDSEVLKELTMTATAYTAKCSGCTGITATGINLNNNPNMKVIAVDPSVIPLGSKVWVEGYGTAIAGDTGGAINGNKIDLHVATKSEAYSFGVRTVRVKVFK, encoded by the coding sequence ATGATGAGCACCAGCCAAGCTAATCCGAAGAAAACACGTTTCGGAGCTAGTAAGATCATTGTTACATCAGTAGCTACTATCATAGCAATTGCATTTATTTCATTTTTCATCTATGAATCTATGAGTGCTGACGTGACAGTTAATAACAACGGCGAGGAAATCACAACAACCACCACAGCAGATACAGTTGAAGAATTAATGACCGAACTGGATATAGAAGTAGAAGATCACGATGATTTATCCGAAAATCTCAAATCAGATGTTGAAGACGGAATGGTCATCGAATACAAAAAAGCAAAAGAAGTAACTGTGAATGTCGATGGCGAGTCTGAGTCTCACTTCACAACTGAAGAAACTGTAGAACAATTCCTTGATGAACAGGGAATTGAAGTTAGTGAACATGATGAAATATCTGTTGGACTTCAAGAAAATATTGAAGATGGAATGGCTATTGATTATGACGAAGCAAAACAAGTAACAGTTGCGGAAGATGAAAAATCTGAGACATTTTTCACAACTAAAGATACAGTAGAAACTTTTCTAGATGAAAATGAAATCACTGTAAACAAACATGACGAATTATCTACTTCATTGGATTCTGAAATCAAAGATGGGATGGAACTTTCCATCGCACGTGCATTCGAAGTCAGCATCAATGATGGTGGCGAAGAGATTCAAACGATGACTACAAACATAACAGTTGAAGAGTTACTTGCGAATGAGGAAATTGATATTAATGACCTGGATCGCTTGAATGTTGAACTTGATGATGAAGTGAAAGATCAAAAAGAAATCAACATAGATCGAATTGAGAAAGAGACAGTCGAAGTCGAAGAAGCAATTGCTTTTCAGACTGAAACGAAGAACGATAGTTCATTATTGAAAGGCAAGAGCAAGGTCTTGCAACAAGGTTCAGAAGGTAAGAAAGTGAAAACCTTTGAAATTACGAAAGAAAATGGAGAAGAAGTATCCCGCGAACTGATTGACGAAAAAGTTGTGCAAGAAAGCAAAAACAAAGTCGTCGCTCAGGGTACTAAGGTTCAGCAGACAGCTAAATCTTCTTCATCTGATTCAGGAAGCGTTCAGCAAGTATCAAGTAATGATAGCGAAGTTTTAAAAGAGTTAACAATGACGGCTACTGCTTATACTGCTAAGTGTTCAGGGTGTACAGGAATTACCGCTACAGGTATCAACCTAAATAACAACCCGAACATGAAGGTCATTGCGGTTGACCCAAGTGTAATCCCATTAGGTTCTAAAGTATGGGTTGAAGGCTATGGTACTGCAATTGCTGGAGATACTGGCGGAGCGATCAATGGAAACAAAATCGATTTACACGTGGCAACAAAAAGTGAAGCATACAGCTTCGGCGTACGCACAGTCCGTGTAAAAGTATTTAAATAA
- the rnmV gene encoding ribonuclease M5 has translation MKINEIIVVEGKDDTTRIKLAVSADTIETNGSAINKSVYDQIRLAKQKRGVIVFTDPDYPGERIRKLINEHVPGCKHAFLPKEKAIGKRGLGIEHASVEDIQEALSNVYTVAEDHESSQQDWKQLLLAYGLLGGPEAKSRRKRLGDQLQIGYANGKQLEKRLNMFQITQETFEKTMKQIIKEERSSE, from the coding sequence GTGAAAATAAATGAAATCATAGTCGTTGAAGGTAAAGACGATACTACAAGAATAAAGTTAGCCGTCAGTGCTGATACAATTGAAACAAATGGTTCTGCCATCAATAAGTCCGTTTATGATCAAATCAGATTAGCAAAACAGAAAAGAGGAGTTATTGTTTTCACGGACCCTGATTATCCAGGCGAGAGGATCAGAAAGCTGATCAACGAACATGTACCTGGTTGTAAACATGCATTTTTACCAAAAGAAAAAGCAATCGGGAAGCGTGGATTAGGAATTGAGCACGCGTCTGTTGAAGATATCCAGGAAGCCTTGAGTAATGTGTATACGGTTGCTGAGGACCACGAAAGCTCCCAACAAGACTGGAAGCAACTTTTATTAGCTTATGGCTTATTAGGTGGGCCAGAAGCTAAAAGTCGTCGAAAGAGGCTAGGGGATCAATTACAAATTGGTTATGCAAATGGTAAACAGCTTGAGAAGCGATTAAACATGTTTCAAATCACTCAAGAAACGTTTGAAAAGACCATGAAACAAATTATCAAGGAGGAGCGCTCAAGTGAATAA
- the rsmA gene encoding 16S rRNA (adenine(1518)-N(6)/adenine(1519)-N(6))-dimethyltransferase RsmA, which produces MNKPVATITRTKQIMKDHHLSFKKSLGQNFLIDVNVLEKIVSKAGVDEDSVVIEIGPGIGALTEQLAKKAKRVYAFEIDQRLEKVLEETMQPYDNVEIIFEDILKVDLEKFFKENIDASERVQIVANLPYYITTAILMKLLMERLPIHSYTVMMQKEVAARMAASPNTKDYGSLSIAIQYYTKSSVLMTVPKTCFMPQPNVDSSILHLEQRAEPAVKTKNDDLFFELVKASFGQRRKTLKNNLQRAFSDRLSKEDLAEVFQGSGIEPSRRGESLTLEEFAQLADASEEIIRK; this is translated from the coding sequence GTGAATAAGCCGGTAGCAACAATCACAAGAACGAAGCAAATCATGAAAGACCATCATTTATCTTTCAAAAAAAGTTTAGGTCAAAACTTTTTGATCGATGTGAATGTATTAGAGAAAATCGTATCAAAAGCAGGGGTTGATGAGGATTCTGTCGTTATCGAAATTGGCCCCGGTATCGGTGCACTGACTGAACAGTTAGCGAAAAAAGCTAAGCGCGTCTATGCATTTGAAATCGACCAACGACTTGAAAAAGTATTAGAAGAAACGATGCAGCCTTATGATAACGTTGAAATCATTTTCGAAGATATCTTAAAAGTTGATTTGGAGAAATTTTTTAAAGAAAACATCGATGCTTCTGAGCGCGTCCAAATTGTTGCTAATTTGCCTTACTATATTACGACAGCAATACTAATGAAATTACTCATGGAACGTCTCCCGATTCATTCATACACGGTGATGATGCAGAAAGAAGTTGCTGCACGGATGGCGGCCTCACCTAATACAAAGGATTACGGGTCTTTATCCATAGCGATTCAATATTACACAAAGTCCTCTGTGTTGATGACCGTTCCTAAAACATGTTTTATGCCACAGCCGAATGTGGATTCTTCCATACTGCATCTAGAACAGCGAGCGGAGCCGGCAGTGAAGACGAAAAATGATGATTTATTTTTCGAGTTAGTAAAGGCAAGTTTTGGTCAACGTCGTAAAACTTTAAAAAATAACCTGCAGAGAGCTTTTTCAGATCGTTTATCCAAAGAGGATCTGGCAGAGGTTTTCCAGGGTTCAGGCATAGAACCGTCAAGAAGAGGCGAGTCATTGACACTGGAAGAATTCGCGCAATTAGCAGATGCCAGCGAGGAAATTATTCGAAAATAG
- the yabG gene encoding sporulation peptidase YabG, with the protein MSWQKGDIVSRKSYGHDVLFRVRSLTKDQAILIGEDFRLEADAPFDDLVKVKDEDRERYHQEMKKEEDLSYRMFRQDYYLRSFRNQQQPSTAETQETKQFQLCPKVLHIDGDSLFLKKCIHLYQRLGLQVHGIHLEESEIPMKVNALVQKIQPDILVVTGHDSYSKQKGERENIRAYRNSKYFVESVREARKVIPSLDQLVIFAGACQSHFESLIKAGSNFASSPTRINIHALDPVYVVAKVGYTPFMDKVDIYDVISKTVTKEKGIGGVETRGLFRVGLPYVKSTPITNEKAQEE; encoded by the coding sequence ATGAGCTGGCAAAAAGGTGATATCGTTTCTAGAAAGTCTTATGGGCATGATGTATTGTTTCGAGTTCGTTCTCTAACAAAGGACCAAGCAATTTTGATCGGAGAAGACTTTAGGTTAGAAGCGGATGCCCCATTCGATGATTTAGTAAAAGTGAAGGATGAGGACCGTGAGCGGTATCATCAAGAAATGAAGAAAGAAGAAGATCTATCCTACCGGATGTTCCGTCAAGATTATTATTTACGTTCTTTTAGAAACCAGCAACAACCTTCTACCGCAGAAACTCAGGAAACAAAACAATTCCAACTATGTCCCAAAGTATTGCATATCGATGGCGATTCTTTGTTTTTGAAAAAATGCATACATCTTTATCAACGTCTTGGGCTGCAAGTTCATGGCATCCATTTGGAAGAGTCAGAAATACCTATGAAAGTGAACGCCCTCGTGCAAAAAATCCAACCGGATATCCTTGTGGTTACTGGACATGACTCTTATTCCAAGCAAAAAGGTGAACGGGAAAATATAAGGGCTTATCGTAATAGTAAATATTTTGTGGAATCAGTTCGAGAGGCCCGAAAAGTCATCCCGAGCTTAGATCAACTTGTTATTTTTGCTGGAGCCTGTCAATCCCACTTTGAATCGCTCATAAAAGCAGGTTCAAACTTTGCAAGCTCCCCTACAAGAATTAATATTCACGCATTAGACCCTGTTTATGTGGTTGCTAAAGTAGGATATACACCGTTTATGGATAAAGTAGATATTTATGATGTTATCAGTAAGACTGTGACAAAAGAAAAAGGAATCGGTGGG